A section of the Pseudomonas fluorescens genome encodes:
- a CDS encoding Asp/Glu racemase — protein sequence MQANKIIRIGQIVPSSNTTMETEIPQILRAREGLYPERFTFHSSRMRMKQVTAQELQRMDSDSDRCALELSDARVDVLGYACLVAIMSMGLGYHRVSEQRLHTRTLENNAAAPVVTSAGALVEGIKALGAKKVSLLTPYMKPLTRLVIDYLENEGIEVVDSISLEIADNLEVANRSPLAPVEITKQLITHNVDAIIASACVQMPSLQSVQIIEDRENIPVLSSSIATTYQMLKKLGLPTRIDGFGTLLSGAY from the coding sequence GTGCAAGCCAACAAGATTATCCGTATAGGCCAGATTGTCCCCAGCTCCAACACCACCATGGAGACCGAAATCCCGCAGATACTGCGTGCTCGGGAAGGCCTCTACCCAGAGCGCTTCACCTTTCACTCAAGTCGCATGCGGATGAAACAGGTGACCGCACAAGAACTCCAGCGCATGGACAGCGACAGTGATCGCTGCGCCCTGGAGCTCTCGGATGCCCGCGTCGATGTGCTTGGCTACGCCTGCCTCGTCGCAATCATGAGCATGGGCTTGGGCTATCACCGGGTCTCCGAGCAGCGCCTGCACACGCGCACCCTCGAAAACAACGCTGCCGCCCCTGTGGTCACCAGCGCCGGCGCCCTGGTCGAGGGCATCAAGGCCCTGGGAGCGAAGAAAGTTTCCCTGCTCACGCCTTACATGAAGCCGTTGACCCGGCTGGTCATCGACTACCTCGAAAACGAAGGGATCGAGGTCGTCGACAGCATCTCCCTGGAGATTGCCGACAACCTGGAGGTTGCCAACCGCTCGCCCCTGGCGCCGGTGGAGATCACCAAGCAACTGATCACCCACAACGTCGACGCAATCATTGCCTCGGCTTGTGTACAGATGCCCTCGCTGCAATCCGTGCAGATCATTGAAGACAGGGAAAACATACCGGTGCTGTCGTCCTCGATTGCCACCACCTACCAAATGTTGAAAAAACTGGGGTTACCCACCCGTATTGACGGCTTTGGCACCCTGTTGTCCGGCGCTTACTGA
- a CDS encoding carbon-nitrogen hydrolase family protein — MFDFHEFRAATVQASPVFLDVQATLDKAIGLMKEAAGNGAKLIAFPEVFVAAYPYWNWIANPLQGSPWFERLVKTAIQIPGPQISKLANAAARYKINVVIGVNERAAHSVGTLYNTLVTISDQGVVLGAHRKLVPTWAEKLTWAAGDASALQVHHTSVGALGSLACGENTNTLARFALLAQGEMVHVASYIALPVAPPDYDMAQAIQLRAAAHSFEGKVFTVVSCSTISEEIIEHMETLNPDARQLLSRPNSAFSGFLGPDGRVLGEPLIDREGIAYADIDLSRCIQPRQMHDITGHYNRFDIFGLTVNRRVLSPVQFVDDFPQPGAGGGEASLSAEE, encoded by the coding sequence GAGTTTCGCGCCGCAACGGTGCAGGCATCGCCGGTCTTTCTGGATGTACAGGCGACCCTGGATAAAGCTATCGGGCTGATGAAAGAAGCCGCGGGCAACGGTGCGAAACTGATTGCCTTCCCTGAAGTGTTCGTGGCCGCTTACCCCTACTGGAACTGGATTGCCAACCCGCTGCAAGGGAGTCCCTGGTTTGAACGCCTGGTAAAGACCGCGATCCAGATCCCCGGGCCGCAAATCAGCAAACTGGCCAACGCCGCCGCCCGTTACAAGATCAACGTGGTCATCGGCGTGAATGAGCGCGCGGCGCACAGTGTCGGTACGCTCTATAACACCCTGGTGACCATTTCCGATCAGGGCGTGGTGCTGGGCGCGCACCGCAAACTGGTACCTACCTGGGCGGAAAAACTCACCTGGGCGGCCGGCGACGCTTCTGCGTTGCAGGTTCACCACACCAGTGTCGGTGCACTGGGGTCGCTGGCCTGCGGCGAGAACACCAACACGCTTGCACGCTTTGCCCTGCTAGCCCAGGGTGAAATGGTGCATGTCGCCAGCTACATCGCCTTGCCGGTCGCCCCACCTGACTACGACATGGCGCAGGCCATCCAACTTCGAGCGGCTGCTCACTCCTTTGAAGGCAAAGTCTTCACCGTTGTTTCTTGCTCGACGATTTCCGAAGAGATCATCGAGCACATGGAAACGCTCAACCCCGACGCCCGCCAACTGCTGAGCCGCCCCAACAGCGCCTTCAGTGGTTTTCTTGGCCCTGATGGGCGAGTGCTGGGCGAGCCGCTGATCGACCGGGAGGGTATCGCCTACGCCGACATTGATCTGTCCCGGTGTATCCAGCCTCGGCAAATGCATGACATCACCGGGCACTACAACCGCTTTGACATATTCGGGCTCACGGTCAACCGCCGCGTATTGAGCCCTGTGCAGTTCGTCGACGACTTCCCCCAGCCCGGCGCTGGAGGGGGCGAGGCATCGCTTTCAGCAGAGGAGTAA